From the Azospirillum formosense genome, one window contains:
- a CDS encoding methyltransferase domain-containing protein: MNEILTGRRLAVLRRNTDPRLEWLCAQIARNRFLPVPPPDRVFIGDGDFRAIGAEFLRHFVRVGGLKPKHRVLEIGCGIGRMAVPLTQYLDSSYDGVDIVEDGIRWCAETITPAYPEFRFRTLDVANALYNPGGAEDAARTRLPFPDGGHDFVILTSVITHLRTAETVRYAAEIARVLKPGGRCFLSLFLVDARARDGIAKKTARPAFLEAAGPEFIADEANPNAAVAYDESFLLGTFAEQGLRPARPVLRGHWSGQRNAENFQDILVLEKEGAR, encoded by the coding sequence ATGAACGAGATCCTCACCGGGCGCCGCCTCGCCGTCCTGCGCCGCAACACCGACCCGCGGCTGGAATGGCTGTGCGCGCAGATCGCCCGCAACCGCTTCCTGCCCGTGCCGCCGCCGGACCGCGTGTTCATCGGCGACGGCGACTTCCGGGCCATCGGGGCGGAGTTCCTGCGCCACTTCGTGCGCGTCGGCGGGCTGAAGCCGAAGCACCGCGTGCTGGAGATCGGCTGCGGCATCGGGCGCATGGCCGTGCCGCTGACCCAGTATCTGGACTCCAGCTACGACGGCGTCGACATCGTCGAGGACGGCATCCGCTGGTGCGCGGAGACGATCACCCCGGCCTATCCGGAGTTCCGCTTCCGCACGCTCGACGTGGCGAACGCGCTCTACAACCCCGGCGGGGCGGAGGACGCGGCGCGGACCCGCCTGCCCTTCCCCGACGGCGGGCACGACTTCGTCATCCTGACCTCGGTCATCACCCACCTGCGGACGGCGGAGACGGTGCGCTACGCCGCGGAGATCGCCCGCGTGCTGAAGCCGGGCGGGCGCTGCTTCCTCAGCCTGTTCCTGGTGGACGCCCGCGCGCGGGACGGCATCGCCAAGAAGACCGCCCGCCCGGCCTTCCTCGAGGCTGCCGGACCTGAGTTCATCGCCGACGAGGCCAACCCGAACGCCGCCGTCGCCTACGACGAATCCTTCCTGCTCGGCACCTTCGCGGAACAGGGGCTGCGCCCGGCGCGCCCGGTCCTGCGCGGCCACTGGAGCGGGCAGCGCAACGCCGAGAATTTCCAGGATATCCTGGTCCTGGAGAAGGAGGGCGCGCGATGA
- a CDS encoding DUF2336 domain-containing protein, whose amino-acid sequence MTDSSLSIRDVERLLDSSSAEARIDTMQKLAGDLEKGGLTDAERSLALEVMHCFAADAQVAVREAVAWQIRNNAMLTAELAERLVKDVARVAFPILRDAGSLSDELLLDVLADPDAGKHMAVANRHTVSARVAGAVVETGNVAVVTALLRNPGAELAEPALHRALDRFGRVRMVSEAAATRPGLPLAVVERLVAFVSDAVRATLAHSHGLSRDLVDRLANRGRESATLRLLRPALRGSEDVEAVARWLHANGRFTAALLFRVLCAGDVALFAAGLGAKAGIPAENARKLAWDDGALGLRAVLKKASVAPVLVPPFQVAIATAKRMGYEGSDNRRDDFQAEVMADLFAAMTPTNEWAVDELLLQLFDGASDDVIDRALDQAGLPFAPVRGTGT is encoded by the coding sequence ATGACCGACTCATCCCTGTCCATCCGCGACGTCGAGCGCCTGCTCGACTCCTCGTCGGCGGAGGCCCGCATCGACACGATGCAGAAGCTGGCCGGCGATCTGGAGAAAGGCGGGCTGACCGACGCCGAGCGGTCGCTGGCTCTGGAGGTCATGCACTGCTTCGCCGCCGACGCCCAGGTGGCGGTGCGCGAGGCGGTGGCCTGGCAGATCCGCAACAACGCCATGCTGACGGCGGAGCTGGCCGAGCGGCTGGTGAAGGACGTGGCCCGCGTGGCCTTCCCGATCCTGCGCGACGCCGGAAGCCTCAGCGACGAGCTGCTGCTCGACGTGCTGGCGGACCCCGACGCCGGCAAGCACATGGCCGTCGCCAACCGCCACACCGTGTCGGCGCGGGTGGCCGGGGCCGTCGTCGAGACCGGCAACGTCGCGGTGGTGACCGCGCTGCTGCGCAACCCCGGCGCGGAGCTGGCGGAGCCGGCGCTGCACCGGGCCTTGGACCGCTTCGGCCGGGTGCGCATGGTCAGCGAGGCCGCGGCGACCCGCCCCGGCCTGCCGCTGGCCGTGGTGGAGCGGCTGGTCGCCTTCGTCTCCGACGCGGTGCGCGCCACGCTGGCCCACAGCCATGGCCTGTCCAGGGATCTGGTGGACCGGCTGGCCAACCGCGGGCGCGAATCGGCGACGCTGCGGCTGCTGCGTCCGGCGCTCCGCGGCTCGGAGGATGTGGAGGCGGTGGCCCGCTGGCTGCACGCCAATGGACGCTTCACCGCGGCGCTGCTCTTCCGCGTGCTGTGCGCCGGCGACGTGGCGCTGTTCGCGGCGGGGTTGGGGGCGAAGGCCGGCATCCCGGCGGAGAACGCCCGCAAGCTAGCCTGGGACGATGGAGCGCTGGGGCTGCGGGCGGTGCTGAAGAAGGCGTCGGTCGCGCCGGTCCTGGTGCCGCCCTTCCAGGTGGCCATCGCCACCGCCAAGCGCATGGGCTACGAGGGCAGCGACAACCGACGCGACGATTTCCAGGCGGAGGTGATGGCCGACCTGTTCGCCGCCATGACCCCGACCAACGAGTGGGCGGTGGACGAGCTGCTGCTGCAGCTGTTCGATGGCGCGTCCGACGATGTGATCGACCGCGCGCTGGATCAGGCGGGCTTGCCCTTCGCTCCGGTGCGCGGGACGGGGACGTAA
- a CDS encoding MarR family winged helix-turn-helix transcriptional regulator codes for MSTQRRAGAESKPDAIDAAELAEYHGLARLIERMHRRFLDVVRAGLLRQGIDDIGPVQALMVMLIGDDEPSVRDLMERGYYLGSNASYSLKILVEAGYIDRGASQRDRRTARLRLTDKGRTLRDELFKLEQVQATALVRNEAEAADLKAAYRTLRRLDRIWGDMVRYAGQGLD; via the coding sequence ATGAGCACGCAGCGCCGGGCGGGTGCCGAATCAAAGCCAGACGCCATCGATGCGGCGGAGCTGGCCGAGTATCACGGGCTCGCCCGGTTGATCGAGCGGATGCACCGCCGGTTTCTCGACGTCGTGCGGGCCGGCCTGCTGCGGCAGGGGATCGACGACATCGGGCCGGTCCAGGCGCTGATGGTCATGCTGATCGGCGACGACGAGCCGTCGGTCCGCGACCTGATGGAGCGCGGCTATTATCTGGGGTCCAACGCCTCCTACAGCCTGAAGATCCTGGTGGAGGCCGGCTACATCGACCGCGGGGCCAGCCAGCGCGACCGCCGCACGGCCCGCCTGCGCCTGACCGACAAGGGTCGGACGCTGCGCGACGAGCTGTTCAAGCTGGAGCAGGTGCAGGCCACAGCGCTGGTCCGCAACGAGGCGGAGGCGGCGGACCTGAAGGCCGCCTACCGCACGCTGCGCCGGCTCGACCGCATCTGGGGCGACATGGTCCGCTACGCCGGCCAGGGCCTCGATTGA
- a CDS encoding glycosyltransferase: MTVLAVLPASASIASAQLHALGDDFVLASWESDGPEPSGRVVPTLDGEEVRPPYTTLSVRTSWGGQRVLSILRAPRTSGAPVRFVAQNRVVAEVLAEPQVPDPDPAFLLGSLDAPSRLRVVRFLFDFARSTPALRSDAGFAAVCRRMVLELSPTPSPLVARALATDELLLCGGSLSSGFGEVTGAVIITAGAVGPSPFDVCVGSALDRRGRAAMSLLVDKALCAPGNLLVVLGRNGLACRAFSAVAPNLPSLTERLSTRRDTPLELRQYILNALARRGRSDATAAAAVRELQVLAPLPKRQVADAKRSIGAALDLAVPTGDGGLFLAGWVHDPHGLSGGLTVHTPFGGERRLEVLEHRFPREDVAKLFGTAPSTDRSGFVAYLPGAPEPAAALQVHAELRLGSGGSIRLVPPLRPLSPADARAAVLGSLPPQHATPLVLETVIAPAVAPLHAAHMVSRGEPETVTFGRGPETPAVSVVIPLYKALEFLRFQLSSFATDPGMAGAELIFVLDSPEQRDELVHMLHGFHALYGLPMRVLVQPANYGYSAANNAGVAASTGRTLLFLNSDVIPDQPGWLPVLLAALERAPGTGAVGPKLLFDDDSLQHAGLYFDRDVRGRWYNHHFFKGLPRDFLPARRERSVPGVTGACLMMTRETFDAVGGFCEDYVIGDYEDSDLCLRVRKAGLDIRYVPSVELYHLERRSISRHQGYTRGVASEYNGWLHARRWSAMMEELAARDWNEAPPPPALEDSLMRPLSAGAPTDTALPVAVPGKSRLFGRANRNRS; encoded by the coding sequence ATGACCGTGCTCGCCGTCCTGCCGGCCTCCGCCTCCATCGCGTCCGCCCAGCTCCATGCGCTCGGCGACGACTTCGTGCTCGCCTCGTGGGAGAGCGACGGACCGGAGCCCTCCGGCCGCGTCGTTCCCACCCTCGACGGCGAGGAGGTCCGGCCTCCCTACACCACCTTGTCCGTGCGGACGAGCTGGGGTGGGCAGCGGGTGCTGTCGATCCTGCGGGCGCCCCGGACCTCCGGCGCGCCCGTCCGTTTCGTGGCCCAGAACCGCGTCGTCGCGGAGGTCCTGGCCGAACCGCAGGTCCCCGATCCCGACCCCGCCTTCCTGCTGGGCAGTCTCGACGCGCCCTCGCGGCTGCGCGTCGTCCGTTTCCTCTTCGATTTCGCGCGCTCCACCCCGGCTCTACGCAGCGACGCCGGCTTCGCCGCGGTCTGCCGCCGCATGGTGCTGGAGCTGTCGCCCACCCCCTCACCGCTCGTCGCCCGCGCCCTGGCGACCGACGAGCTTCTGCTCTGCGGTGGGTCGCTCTCGTCGGGCTTCGGCGAGGTGACGGGGGCCGTCATCATCACGGCGGGCGCCGTCGGCCCCTCCCCCTTCGATGTCTGCGTCGGCTCCGCGCTGGACCGGCGCGGCCGCGCGGCCATGTCGCTGCTGGTTGACAAGGCGCTGTGCGCGCCGGGCAACCTGTTGGTGGTTCTCGGCCGCAACGGGCTGGCCTGCCGTGCCTTCTCGGCCGTGGCGCCCAACCTGCCGAGCCTGACCGAGCGGCTGTCCACCCGCCGCGACACGCCGCTGGAGCTGCGCCAGTACATTCTGAACGCGCTCGCCCGGCGCGGTCGGTCGGACGCCACGGCGGCGGCGGCGGTGCGCGAGCTTCAGGTGCTCGCCCCGCTGCCCAAGCGGCAGGTCGCCGACGCCAAGCGCTCGATCGGCGCCGCCCTCGACCTCGCCGTGCCGACCGGCGACGGCGGGCTGTTCCTGGCCGGCTGGGTGCACGACCCGCACGGCCTGTCCGGCGGCCTCACCGTGCACACGCCCTTCGGCGGCGAGCGCCGGCTGGAGGTGCTTGAGCATCGTTTCCCGCGCGAGGACGTGGCGAAGCTGTTCGGCACCGCGCCGTCCACCGACCGCAGCGGCTTCGTCGCCTACCTGCCCGGCGCGCCCGAGCCCGCCGCGGCGCTCCAGGTCCATGCGGAGCTTCGCCTCGGCTCCGGCGGGTCGATCCGGCTGGTGCCGCCGCTGCGCCCGCTGTCGCCCGCCGACGCCCGCGCCGCGGTTCTGGGCAGCCTGCCGCCGCAGCACGCGACGCCGCTGGTTTTGGAAACCGTGATCGCCCCGGCTGTGGCACCACTCCACGCCGCCCACATGGTGAGCCGCGGCGAGCCGGAAACCGTCACCTTCGGGCGCGGTCCGGAGACGCCCGCCGTCTCGGTCGTCATCCCGCTCTACAAGGCGCTGGAGTTCCTGCGCTTCCAACTCTCCAGCTTCGCCACCGATCCCGGCATGGCCGGGGCGGAGCTGATCTTCGTGCTCGACAGCCCGGAACAGCGCGACGAGCTGGTGCACATGCTGCACGGCTTCCACGCGCTCTACGGCCTGCCGATGCGGGTGCTGGTGCAGCCGGCCAATTACGGCTATTCGGCGGCCAACAACGCCGGCGTCGCGGCCTCCACCGGGCGCACGCTGCTGTTCCTGAATTCCGACGTGATCCCCGACCAGCCCGGCTGGCTGCCCGTCCTGCTCGCCGCGCTGGAACGCGCCCCCGGCACCGGGGCGGTCGGGCCGAAGCTGCTGTTCGACGACGACAGCCTGCAGCACGCCGGCCTCTACTTCGACCGCGACGTCCGCGGGCGCTGGTACAACCATCACTTCTTCAAGGGTTTGCCGCGCGACTTCCTGCCCGCCCGGCGGGAGCGCAGCGTGCCCGGCGTGACCGGCGCCTGCCTGATGATGACCCGCGAGACCTTCGACGCGGTGGGCGGATTCTGCGAGGACTACGTCATCGGCGACTACGAGGATTCCGACCTCTGCCTGCGCGTCCGCAAGGCGGGGCTCGACATCCGCTACGTCCCGTCGGTGGAGCTGTACCATCTGGAGCGACGCTCCATCAGCCGGCACCAGGGCTACACCCGCGGCGTCGCCTCCGAATACAACGGCTGGCTCCACGCCCGCCGCTGGTCCGCGATGATGGAGGAGCTGGCCGCGCGCGACTGGAACGAGGCGCCGCCACCGCCCGCGCTGGAGGACAGCCTGATGCGCCCGCTGTCGGCGGGCGCTCCCACGGACACCGCCCTTCCCGTTGCCGTTCCCGGAAAATCCCGCCTGTTCGGGCGCGCGAACCGGAACCGGAGCTGA
- a CDS encoding calcium-binding protein: MATLPGGNYDDIITGTNGNDFIDGGNGDDILMGGNGADTILGGDGRDALFGGNGDDLLSGGSGADVLDGGNGNDTLEGGDGDDYLSGGNGDDVLIGGRGNDILDGGNGDDVLNGGDGADILRGGNGDDVLMGGGHNDYLDGGAGNDILMGGTGDDILKGGEGDDYLSGGDGNDILEGGAGNDILIGGAGNDIFVFSGGGGQDVVLDFRAGEDVLQIERNINGLEINDASDLAARVTDMGGNAVIDLGNGDSIMLKGVSADEVHNNPNDFFVIH, from the coding sequence ATGGCCACCCTTCCTGGCGGCAACTATGACGACATCATCACCGGCACCAACGGCAACGACTTCATCGACGGCGGCAACGGTGACGACATCCTGATGGGTGGCAACGGCGCCGACACGATCCTGGGCGGTGACGGGCGCGACGCCCTGTTCGGCGGGAACGGCGACGATCTGCTGAGCGGCGGCAGCGGGGCCGACGTCCTGGACGGCGGCAACGGCAACGACACGCTGGAAGGCGGAGACGGCGACGATTACCTATCGGGCGGCAACGGCGACGACGTGCTGATCGGCGGCCGCGGCAACGACATCCTCGACGGCGGGAACGGCGACGATGTCCTGAACGGCGGCGACGGCGCCGACATCCTGCGGGGCGGCAACGGCGACGACGTCCTGATGGGCGGCGGCCACAACGATTACCTGGATGGCGGTGCGGGCAACGACATCCTGATGGGCGGCACCGGCGACGACATCCTGAAGGGTGGCGAGGGCGACGACTACCTGTCCGGCGGTGACGGCAACGACATCCTGGAAGGCGGTGCGGGCAACGACATCCTGATCGGCGGCGCCGGCAACGACATCTTCGTCTTCTCCGGCGGTGGCGGCCAGGACGTGGTTCTCGACTTCCGCGCCGGCGAGGACGTCCTCCAGATCGAGCGCAACATCAACGGTCTGGAGATCAACGACGCCTCCGATCTGGCGGCCCGCGTCACCGACATGGGCGGCAACGCCGTGATCGATCTCGGCAACGGCGACAGCATCATGCTGAAGGGCGTTTCGGCCGACGAAGTTCACAACAATCCGAACGACTTCTTCGTCATTCACTAA
- the galE gene encoding UDP-glucose 4-epimerase GalE translates to MNTPQTVLVTGGAGYVGSHCVAELLDRGFRVVVLDNLRQGHRAAVPSDAAFVEADLADTDALTRVFAEWRFDAVFHFAALSLVGESMRDPHLYLHGNTVNSLNLIRAATTAGVRKMVFSSTANLFGTPERLPIDEETTIDPGSPYGESKFFIERALHWADRCHGLRSACLRYFNAAGAHPNGTLGEDHAPETHLIPLVLDAASGRRSHIEIFGDDYPTADGTCVRDYIHVCDLADAHLRVLPALETRSVRYNLGNGTGYSVRQVIEATERVTGLRVPVTVGPRRAGDPAVLIASSERIRGELGWTPRFPDLDSIIGSAWAWRRRHPGGYRGPAVAQAAE, encoded by the coding sequence ATGAACACGCCCCAGACCGTACTCGTGACCGGCGGTGCCGGCTATGTCGGCAGTCACTGCGTGGCCGAACTGCTCGACCGCGGCTTCCGGGTCGTCGTCCTCGACAACCTGCGCCAGGGCCACCGCGCCGCCGTGCCGTCCGACGCCGCCTTCGTGGAGGCCGACCTTGCCGATACCGACGCGCTGACCCGCGTCTTCGCCGAGTGGCGCTTCGACGCGGTGTTCCATTTCGCCGCGCTGTCGCTGGTCGGTGAGTCGATGCGCGACCCGCATCTCTATCTGCACGGCAACACCGTCAACTCGCTGAACCTGATCCGTGCGGCGACCACGGCGGGCGTTCGCAAGATGGTCTTCTCCTCGACCGCCAACCTGTTCGGCACGCCGGAGCGCCTGCCGATCGACGAGGAGACCACCATCGACCCGGGCAGCCCCTACGGCGAGTCCAAGTTCTTCATCGAGCGCGCGCTGCACTGGGCGGACCGCTGCCACGGCCTGCGCTCCGCCTGCCTGCGCTACTTCAACGCCGCCGGCGCGCACCCGAACGGCACGCTGGGCGAGGACCACGCCCCGGAGACCCACCTGATCCCGCTGGTGCTCGACGCGGCCAGCGGCCGGCGCTCGCACATCGAGATCTTCGGCGACGACTACCCGACGGCGGACGGCACCTGCGTGCGCGACTACATCCATGTCTGCGACCTCGCCGACGCGCACCTGCGGGTGCTGCCGGCCCTGGAGACGCGCAGCGTCCGCTACAACCTGGGCAACGGCACGGGCTACAGCGTCCGCCAGGTGATCGAGGCGACGGAGCGGGTCACCGGCCTGAGGGTCCCGGTCACGGTCGGGCCGCGCCGCGCCGGCGATCCGGCGGTGCTGATCGCCTCGTCGGAGCGCATCCGGGGCGAGTTGGGCTGGACCCCGCGCTTCCCCGATCTGGACAGCATCATCGGCAGCGCGTGGGCATGGCGCCGCCGCCATCCGGGTGGCTACCGCGGCCCGGCCGTGGCGCAGGCCGCCGAGTGA
- a CDS encoding HlyD family type I secretion periplasmic adaptor subunit, with translation MTDTTITPAPAAQSPLTAAWSPVIDMTPHEPTLRGTALAGALAVAIGFGGFFGWAFTASLDSAAIAPGTIMVESHRKTVSHLEGGILSELLVKDGDMVAAGQVLLRLDTTQSGAVVAQLHGQYWTSLARLARLRAEQTDAKAPVYADELVAAAKTSTVAAEALAAEQRLFESRRDAYEGQISIQRKRIGQLRDELVALESQRVAANDRLRYTQDELRIVETLLAKGYERKPRMLELQRNVADTRGRLGEIQADKSKAEQGIAAAELEIINLGNNRRSEVGNELQTIQATVSDLSERLRSAGDVLKRQELVAPQAGRVTNLRFYTPGGVIPAGQGILDIVPQDDGLIVEARVSPADVQNIDVGGSSMVRLVGYRQRLVPPVQGKVLTLSADQLEDERTGQAYFLARISLDAAALKALPNVDLHPGMPTEVMIHGHTRKAIEYFLTPLTDGMNRAFREN, from the coding sequence ATGACCGACACGACGATCACCCCGGCCCCGGCCGCGCAATCCCCCCTCACTGCCGCTTGGTCGCCGGTCATCGACATGACCCCGCACGAGCCGACGCTGCGCGGCACCGCGCTGGCCGGAGCGCTGGCCGTCGCCATCGGCTTCGGCGGCTTCTTCGGTTGGGCCTTCACCGCCAGCCTGGACAGCGCGGCCATCGCGCCGGGCACCATCATGGTGGAAAGCCACCGCAAGACCGTTTCCCACCTGGAGGGCGGCATCCTCAGCGAGCTGCTGGTCAAGGACGGCGACATGGTGGCGGCCGGGCAGGTCCTGCTGCGGCTCGACACCACGCAGAGCGGCGCGGTGGTCGCCCAGCTTCACGGGCAGTACTGGACCTCGCTGGCCCGGCTGGCGCGGCTGCGCGCCGAGCAGACCGACGCCAAGGCGCCGGTCTACGCCGACGAGCTGGTGGCGGCCGCCAAGACCAGCACCGTCGCCGCCGAGGCCCTGGCCGCCGAACAGCGCCTGTTCGAATCGCGACGCGACGCCTATGAGGGGCAGATCTCCATCCAGCGCAAGCGGATCGGCCAGCTCCGCGACGAGCTGGTGGCGCTGGAGTCGCAGCGCGTCGCCGCCAACGACCGGCTGCGCTACACCCAGGACGAGCTGCGGATCGTCGAGACGCTGCTCGCCAAGGGCTACGAGCGCAAGCCGCGCATGCTGGAGCTTCAGCGCAACGTCGCCGACACCCGGGGCCGGCTGGGCGAGATCCAGGCCGACAAGTCGAAGGCCGAGCAGGGAATCGCCGCGGCGGAACTGGAGATCATCAACCTCGGCAACAACCGCCGCTCGGAGGTCGGGAACGAGCTTCAGACCATCCAGGCCACCGTGTCGGACCTGTCGGAGCGGCTGCGCAGCGCCGGCGACGTGCTGAAGCGCCAGGAACTCGTCGCTCCCCAGGCGGGCCGGGTCACCAACCTGCGCTTCTACACGCCGGGCGGCGTCATCCCGGCGGGCCAGGGCATCCTGGACATCGTCCCGCAGGACGACGGGCTGATCGTCGAGGCCCGGGTCTCCCCCGCCGACGTGCAGAACATCGACGTGGGCGGCAGCTCCATGGTGCGGCTGGTCGGCTACCGCCAGCGGCTGGTCCCGCCGGTCCAGGGGAAGGTGCTGACCCTCTCCGCCGACCAGCTTGAGGACGAGCGCACCGGCCAGGCCTACTTCCTCGCCCGTATCAGCTTGGATGCCGCGGCGCTGAAGGCCCTGCCGAACGTGGACCTGCATCCCGGCATGCCGACCGAGGTGATGATCCACGGCCACACCCGCAAGGCCATCGAGTATTTCCTGACGCCGCTGACCGACGGCATGAACCGCGCCTTCCGCGAGAACTGA
- a CDS encoding type I secretion system permease/ATPase, producing MSGMDRTLLTQAYRKIGRGLLLAGALTFFVNILMLVVPLYTMQVYDRVMSSRSLETLTMLAVISVGGLVLYGVLDFIRARAFLVCGAVIAHRFNVPALQAAIVDALGGGTRNAGQTMRDLNDLRNFMTSNAVVVPLDLLWTPIFLVILFILHPIYGWIAVGSALLLLTMNALTDALTRRPIAEANEASAKVFADVASTVRHAEAIEAMGMLPPLARRWQMAQIGSASLIDRGVVLSRGMASASRSLRLILQIATISAGAALVIRNEASPGSMIATGIIMARLLQPFEHLVENWRQWIVAQTAHKRIRELLNGEGARRSTMPLPRPDGRLTVDRVSHVPKGLQRPVLRGVSFALEPGEVLGIIGPSGAGKSTLARLLVGIWEPTAGGIYLDGTSTFLWERESFGQYVGYVPQSVALLDGTIGENISRMAQADPAEIVRAARLAGVHDMIGRLPFGYDTPVGENAFALSGGQRQRIALARALFGKPRLIVLDEPNSNLDHEGEQALLTAINHARRDGATIVMVAHRPSIVSVADKLLVLKDGMVEHFGERTDVLKMVQPGGAVKVARLVRTGESA from the coding sequence ATGAGCGGTATGGATCGGACCCTGCTGACCCAAGCCTACCGGAAGATCGGACGCGGCCTGCTTCTGGCCGGCGCCCTCACCTTCTTCGTCAACATCCTAATGCTGGTGGTGCCGCTCTACACGATGCAGGTCTACGACCGCGTGATGAGCAGCCGCAGCCTGGAGACGCTGACGATGCTCGCGGTGATTTCCGTGGGCGGGCTGGTGCTGTACGGTGTGCTGGACTTCATCCGGGCGCGCGCCTTCCTGGTCTGCGGGGCGGTGATCGCGCACCGCTTCAACGTGCCGGCGCTGCAGGCGGCGATCGTGGACGCGCTGGGCGGCGGGACGCGCAACGCCGGCCAGACGATGCGCGACCTGAACGACCTGCGCAACTTCATGACCAGCAACGCCGTGGTGGTGCCGCTGGACCTGCTGTGGACGCCGATCTTCCTGGTCATCCTGTTCATCCTGCACCCGATCTATGGCTGGATCGCGGTGGGGTCGGCGCTGCTGCTGCTGACCATGAACGCGCTGACCGACGCGCTGACCCGCCGCCCCATCGCCGAGGCGAACGAGGCTTCGGCCAAGGTCTTCGCCGACGTCGCCAGCACCGTCCGCCACGCCGAGGCCATCGAGGCCATGGGCATGCTGCCGCCGCTGGCCCGGCGCTGGCAGATGGCGCAGATCGGCTCCGCCTCGCTGATCGACCGCGGCGTGGTGCTGTCGCGCGGCATGGCCTCGGCCTCCCGCTCGCTGCGGCTGATCCTGCAGATCGCCACGATTTCCGCAGGCGCCGCCCTGGTCATCCGGAACGAGGCGTCGCCGGGCAGCATGATCGCCACCGGCATCATCATGGCCCGCCTCCTCCAGCCCTTCGAGCATCTGGTGGAGAACTGGCGGCAGTGGATCGTCGCCCAGACCGCCCACAAGCGCATCCGCGAGCTTCTGAACGGCGAGGGCGCGCGGCGCAGCACCATGCCGCTGCCCCGCCCCGACGGGCGCCTGACCGTCGACCGCGTCAGCCATGTGCCGAAGGGCCTGCAGCGCCCGGTGCTGCGCGGCGTCTCCTTCGCGCTGGAGCCGGGGGAGGTGCTGGGCATCATCGGGCCGTCGGGGGCCGGCAAATCGACGCTCGCCCGCCTGCTCGTCGGCATCTGGGAGCCCACCGCCGGCGGCATCTATCTCGACGGCACCAGCACCTTCCTGTGGGAGCGCGAGAGCTTCGGCCAGTATGTCGGCTATGTTCCGCAGTCGGTGGCTCTGCTCGACGGCACCATCGGCGAGAACATTTCCCGCATGGCCCAGGCCGACCCGGCGGAGATCGTGCGCGCCGCCCGGCTGGCCGGCGTCCACGACATGATCGGGCGCCTGCCCTTCGGCTACGACACGCCGGTCGGCGAGAACGCCTTCGCCCTGTCCGGCGGCCAGCGGCAGCGCATCGCGCTGGCCCGTGCGCTGTTCGGCAAGCCCCGCCTGATCGTGCTGGACGAGCCCAACTCCAACCTCGACCACGAGGGCGAGCAGGCGCTGCTGACCGCGATCAACCACGCGCGACGTGACGGCGCCACCATCGTGATGGTCGCCCACCGCCCCTCCATCGTGTCGGTCGCCGACAAGCTGCTCGTCCTCAAGGACGGCATGGTCGAGCATTTCGGCGAGCGCACCGACGTGCTGAAGATGGTCCAGCCCGGCGGCGCCGTGAAGGTGGCCCGGCTGGTCCGGACGGGAGAATCCGCATGA